The Methylomonas koyamae genome has a segment encoding these proteins:
- a CDS encoding ATP synthase subunit I: MAVENSFSTVRRVLYAQVLMATVVASGFLLMGGWKSAMSPLIGGGVALIPNLYFAYKVYLARYRDASGILKAFYAGETVKLLLTAALFAMVLQIPWINFLTLLVGYIAVLSVFWFALFYWRG; encoded by the coding sequence ATGGCAGTCGAAAATTCGTTTTCAACTGTCAGACGGGTATTGTATGCGCAGGTCCTGATGGCTACGGTAGTGGCGTCGGGATTTTTATTGATGGGCGGCTGGAAATCCGCAATGTCGCCGCTGATCGGCGGTGGCGTGGCCTTGATTCCCAATCTTTATTTTGCATACAAAGTCTATCTCGCCCGGTATCGGGATGCGTCTGGCATCCTCAAGGCGTTTTATGCCGGTGAGACGGTCAAGCTGTTGCTGACAGCGGCCTTGTTCGCGATGGTATTGCAAATCCCTTGGATTAATTTTTTAACGCTGTTGGTGGGTTATATCGCAGTGTTGTCGGTTTTTTGGTTCGCGCTTTTTTATTGGCGCGGTTAG
- a CDS encoding ParA family protein, protein MAKIIAITNQKGGVGKTTTSVNLAAALAATKRKILLIDLDPQGNAAMGCGVNKDELEYSSCELLLEEVPVSGIIVKNKALGFDLIPGNADLTAAEVQLMAAQHRERRLADALLPVKDQYDYILIDCPPSLNMLTLNAMVAAHSVLIPMQCEYYSLEGLSSLMSTLRNIRDTVNPGLHLEGILRTMVDSRSRLGKDVSDQLIEYFGDKVFRTTIPRNIRLAEAPSHGVPVLAYDKASRGAVAYIALAGELIRKHKAAAK, encoded by the coding sequence ATGGCTAAGATAATCGCGATCACCAATCAGAAGGGCGGCGTCGGCAAGACCACGACCAGCGTCAATCTGGCCGCCGCGCTGGCAGCGACCAAGCGCAAAATCCTGCTGATCGATCTCGATCCGCAAGGCAATGCGGCGATGGGTTGCGGCGTCAACAAGGACGAGCTCGAATATTCCAGTTGCGAATTGTTGCTGGAAGAGGTGCCGGTCTCTGGCATCATCGTCAAAAACAAGGCCTTGGGTTTCGATTTGATTCCGGGTAATGCCGATCTGACCGCCGCCGAAGTGCAATTGATGGCGGCGCAACACCGCGAGCGGCGTCTGGCCGATGCGTTGTTGCCGGTCAAGGACCAGTACGATTACATTTTGATCGACTGTCCGCCGTCGTTGAACATGTTGACCTTGAACGCCATGGTCGCGGCGCACAGCGTTCTGATTCCGATGCAATGCGAATATTATTCGCTGGAAGGCTTGTCGTCGTTGATGTCGACCTTGCGCAACATCCGCGATACCGTGAATCCGGGGTTGCACCTGGAAGGCATACTCCGGACCATGGTCGACAGCCGCAGCCGCTTGGGCAAGGACGTGTCGGACCAATTGATCGAATATTTCGGCGATAAGGTATTCCGTACCACGATCCCGAGAAATATCCGGCTGGCCGAAGCGCCCAGCCACGGCGTGCCGGTATTGGCTTACGACAAGGCTTCGCGCGGTGCGGTCGCCTACATCGCGCTGGCCGGCGAACTGATCCGCAAACATAAAGCAGCAGCCAAATGA
- the rsmG gene encoding 16S rRNA (guanine(527)-N(7))-methyltransferase RsmG, whose amino-acid sequence MDACREKLRQGLAALGLSLEDGQIEALLRFVALMGKWNKAYNLTAVREPLDMVGLHILDSLAVLPHIKPELIADIGTGAGLPGIPLAICRPDCRFVLVDSNSKKTRFVQQAVLELKLTNVDVVHSRVEQFKPSRLFDTVLMRAFASMPDIVKMTGHLLAEDGVLLAMKGQQPVDELAGIGAEYQVVPLAVPGIDAERCLIRIERLKHG is encoded by the coding sequence ATGGACGCCTGCCGAGAAAAGTTACGGCAAGGCCTTGCCGCCTTGGGCTTGTCGCTCGAGGATGGCCAGATCGAAGCATTGCTGCGCTTCGTGGCGCTGATGGGCAAATGGAACAAGGCCTACAACCTGACAGCAGTGCGCGAGCCGCTGGATATGGTGGGTTTGCACATTTTGGACAGTCTGGCGGTTCTGCCGCATATCAAACCGGAATTGATCGCCGATATCGGTACCGGTGCCGGTCTGCCCGGTATTCCGTTGGCGATTTGCCGGCCCGATTGCCGTTTCGTGCTGGTCGATTCCAATTCCAAGAAAACCCGCTTCGTGCAGCAAGCCGTGCTGGAGCTGAAATTGACAAACGTCGACGTGGTGCACAGCCGGGTCGAGCAATTCAAACCGAGCCGATTGTTCGACACGGTGTTGATGCGTGCTTTCGCCTCAATGCCGGACATCGTTAAAATGACCGGCCATTTGTTGGCCGAGGACGGCGTGTTGCTGGCGATGAAGGGGCAGCAGCCGGTCGACGAACTGGCCGGAATCGGCGCCGAATACCAAGTGGTTCCGCTGGCGGTGCCTGGCATAGACGCCGAGCGTTGTCTGATTCGCATAGAGAGACTCAAGCATGGCTAA
- a CDS encoding ParB/RepB/Spo0J family partition protein, with product MNPKKRGLGRGLSELLGDVSAPAPEKTHDTQKLPIEFLQRGKYQPRKDMDPDKLKELSDSIAAQGIIQPIVVRKVAGEKYEIIAGERRWRAAQLAELAEVPVLVKDIDDRSVMAIALIENIQREDLNALEEAEALHRLQDEFELTHQQIAEAVGKSRTTVTNLLRLLELAGEVKTMLGKGLLEMGHARALLGLDEAKQVEIAHKAVKQNLSVRAVEKLVRDMHEDKPAAPVKRIDPDTLRLQRELSERTGAKVEINHQAGGKGKLIINYTSLEELEGIIGKIH from the coding sequence ATGAATCCGAAAAAACGCGGTTTGGGCCGAGGCTTGAGCGAATTGCTCGGCGACGTTTCGGCGCCGGCTCCGGAAAAGACCCACGATACGCAAAAGCTGCCGATCGAATTTCTGCAACGCGGCAAATACCAGCCGCGCAAGGATATGGATCCCGACAAGCTGAAAGAGTTGTCCGATTCGATTGCGGCGCAGGGTATCATTCAACCCATCGTCGTGCGCAAAGTCGCCGGCGAAAAATACGAAATCATCGCCGGCGAACGCCGCTGGCGCGCCGCGCAGTTGGCGGAGCTGGCCGAAGTGCCGGTGTTGGTCAAGGATATCGACGACCGCTCGGTGATGGCGATCGCCTTGATCGAAAACATCCAGCGCGAGGATTTGAATGCGTTGGAAGAGGCCGAAGCTTTGCACCGGTTGCAGGACGAGTTCGAGTTGACCCATCAGCAAATCGCCGAAGCGGTGGGTAAGTCGCGGACTACGGTAACCAACTTGCTGCGTTTGCTCGAGTTGGCCGGCGAGGTGAAAACCATGCTCGGCAAAGGGCTGCTGGAAATGGGGCATGCTCGCGCCTTGCTCGGTTTGGACGAGGCGAAACAGGTCGAAATTGCGCACAAGGCTGTCAAGCAAAACCTGAGCGTTCGCGCCGTCGAGAAGCTGGTGCGCGATATGCACGAGGACAAGCCGGCGGCTCCGGTAAAACGGATCGATCCCGATACCTTGCGCCTTCAGCGCGAGTTGTCCGAGCGCACCGGCGCCAAGGTCGAGATCAACCACCAGGCCGGCGGCAAGGGTAAGTTGATCATCAACTACACCAGTCTGGAAGAGCTGGAAGGCATTATCGGCAAAATCCACTGA